A genomic region of Pseudomonas abietaniphila contains the following coding sequences:
- a CDS encoding cupin domain-containing protein, with protein MTDTPAISRNPHAPEEPPEDEIAGEETASVGARLKALRQSRGLSIRGLAELAGVPHATLSIIERDKSSPSVSILKRLLKPLNVTLSVFFSDSAVVDRAVFYKASELVELADGKMLSYRQVGANLANSSMMILHERYEPGADTGQEGEELYSHEAEEGGIIIEGRLEMTVGDEVRVLSVGDAYYFDSRLPHRMRNPFDEVCVVVSAVSPPTF; from the coding sequence GTGACCGATACGCCGGCGATCAGCCGCAACCCCCACGCGCCGGAAGAGCCGCCTGAAGACGAGATCGCGGGCGAAGAAACCGCCTCCGTCGGTGCGCGGCTCAAGGCCCTTCGACAAAGCCGGGGCTTGTCCATACGCGGCCTCGCCGAACTGGCAGGCGTGCCTCACGCCACGCTGTCGATCATCGAGCGGGACAAATCCAGCCCCTCGGTCAGTATCCTCAAGCGCTTGCTCAAGCCCCTCAACGTGACCCTGAGCGTGTTTTTTTCAGACTCCGCGGTGGTTGATCGCGCGGTGTTTTACAAGGCCAGCGAACTGGTCGAACTGGCCGACGGCAAAATGCTGTCGTACCGGCAGGTCGGCGCCAACCTGGCCAACAGTTCGATGATGATCCTTCACGAACGCTACGAACCCGGCGCCGACACTGGCCAGGAAGGCGAAGAGCTTTACTCCCACGAAGCCGAGGAGGGCGGCATCATCATCGAAGGCCGGCTGGAAATGACCGTCGGCGATGAGGTGCGCGTCCTGTCGGTCGGGGACGCGTACTACTTCGACAGCCGCCTGCCGCACCGGATGCGAAACCCCTTCGATGAAGTGTGCGTGGTGGTCAGCGCAGTTTCGCCGCCGACGTTCTGA
- a CDS encoding LysR family transcriptional regulator — protein MDNYSQMLAFMWATEHGSFSAAGRAHGLTPSAVSKLITRLENRLQARLFQRGTRSLTLTEEGSAYLLSAREVINAMAEADSLAEAFPNRVSGSLRIHTMTTFAKHQILPWLPEFLSNYPGLTVDIQVGAQYVDTFDQGLDIAIHSGVLPDSSRVAKKIGESAWMTCASPAYLARRGTPSRPQDLLDHDCFNFGFASAWNNWRFSTPEGVVTIPIAPKAAFAQGDLLREMALGGAGIVRLAQFHIGEDLRAGRLVPLLTDFDLPEKEPLYLIYSNRKHLSPRIRVFRDFLENRLRESPWD, from the coding sequence ATGGATAACTACTCACAGATGCTGGCGTTCATGTGGGCGACCGAACACGGCAGCTTCTCCGCCGCAGGGCGCGCGCACGGGCTGACCCCGTCAGCGGTGAGCAAGCTGATCACTCGCCTGGAAAACCGCTTGCAGGCCCGGCTTTTCCAGCGTGGCACACGCAGCCTCACCCTGACCGAAGAAGGCTCGGCGTACCTGCTCAGCGCGCGCGAAGTCATCAATGCCATGGCAGAAGCGGACTCGTTGGCCGAAGCCTTTCCGAACCGGGTCAGCGGATCGCTGCGCATTCACACCATGACCACGTTCGCCAAACACCAGATTCTGCCCTGGCTGCCGGAATTCCTGTCCAACTACCCCGGGCTCACCGTCGACATTCAGGTGGGTGCGCAGTACGTGGACACTTTCGATCAAGGGCTGGACATCGCGATTCACAGCGGCGTGTTGCCTGATTCGTCCCGAGTGGCGAAAAAGATAGGCGAAAGCGCGTGGATGACCTGCGCGTCGCCCGCTTACCTGGCCCGACGAGGCACACCGTCGCGGCCGCAGGACTTGCTCGATCATGACTGCTTCAACTTCGGCTTCGCCAGCGCCTGGAACAACTGGCGGTTCTCGACACCGGAGGGCGTGGTGACGATCCCCATCGCGCCCAAGGCGGCGTTCGCTCAAGGGGACCTGCTACGCGAGATGGCGCTGGGCGGCGCAGGAATCGTGCGCCTGGCGCAGTTTCACATCGGCGAAGACCTCCGCGCCGGGCGACTCGTCCCGCTGCTGACCGACTTCGACTTGCCGGAAAAAGAGCCGCTGTATCTGATCTATTCGAACAGAAAGCACCTGAGCCCGAGAATCCGCGTGTTTCGCGACTTCCTGGAGAACAGGCTGCGGGAGTCGCCTTGGGATTAA
- a CDS encoding 2,4'-dihydroxyacetophenone dioxygenase family protein, protein MSTPAKPDELAIPYQLPQVPFMTPDMVHAGVLTTWLDDDNLWVPVTSSVSFKPLLLSTTGGYYINLLRVRQSGVLSRHRHSGGVHAIVLKGRWYYLEHDWVAEEGSFAYEPPGETHTLFVPEDVEEMITWFHVQGGYTYVDPQGVAVGYEDVFTKLEAARKHYKSLGLPDDYIEQFIR, encoded by the coding sequence ATGAGCACACCCGCCAAGCCAGACGAACTCGCCATCCCCTATCAATTGCCACAAGTGCCGTTCATGACGCCGGACATGGTGCACGCTGGCGTACTCACCACCTGGCTCGACGACGATAACCTCTGGGTGCCGGTGACCAGTTCCGTTTCGTTCAAGCCGTTGCTGCTTAGCACCACCGGGGGCTATTACATCAACCTGCTGCGTGTCCGCCAGAGTGGCGTGCTGTCCCGTCATCGTCACAGCGGCGGTGTCCACGCGATCGTGTTGAAGGGTCGCTGGTATTACCTGGAACACGACTGGGTCGCCGAAGAAGGCTCCTTTGCCTACGAGCCGCCAGGTGAAACCCACACCTTGTTCGTGCCGGAAGACGTCGAGGAAATGATCACCTGGTTTCACGTCCAGGGCGGCTACACCTATGTCGATCCGCAGGGTGTCGCGGTCGGTTACGAAGACGTGTTCACCAAGCTTGAAGCCGCACGTAAACATTACAAATCCCTGGGCCTGCCGGACGACTACATCGAGCAGTTCATCCGCTGA
- a CDS encoding cupin domain-containing protein has product MSIASNAHHPVNFAQKYSLFTEQWQPKVVAQMNDYQFKLARLEGDFLWHSHADTDETFIVLEGCLRIDFRDGFVELNAGELYVVPKGVEHKPYAEKEVKLMLIEPTGVINTGDDTNERTAQNDVWI; this is encoded by the coding sequence ATGTCTATTGCTTCGAACGCCCATCACCCCGTCAACTTCGCCCAGAAATACAGCCTGTTCACTGAGCAATGGCAGCCCAAGGTCGTTGCTCAAATGAACGACTACCAGTTCAAACTGGCGCGTCTGGAAGGGGATTTCCTGTGGCATAGCCACGCCGACACCGACGAAACCTTCATCGTGCTCGAAGGCTGCCTACGCATCGATTTTCGTGATGGCTTTGTCGAGCTCAACGCGGGCGAGTTATACGTCGTGCCAAAGGGCGTGGAGCACAAACCCTATGCCGAAAAGGAAGTGAAGCTGATGCTGATCGAGCCGACCGGCGTGATCAATACCGGTGACGACACCAACGAGCGCACGGCACAGAACGATGTATGGATCTGA
- a CDS encoding LysR family transcriptional regulator, whose product MHFDLADLRLFIHIGESPSLTQGARRAFLSPAAASARIKALEGQLDTRLLYRDSRGVELTPAGQRLLKHARLIMSQVDYLKSEFTHYGTDSAGHIRIFANTTAVTEFLPEVLAGFLAKRPGVTVDLQERLSRDIVRGVLDGSTDMGIIAGPVEAAGLQVIHFSTDRLVLTVPEGHELAKQKTVTLKQTLAFQHIGLHEGSTLLSFLRDHVERLGQNLSLRIQVSSFEAICRMVEAGVGIGIIPESAALRHSKTMKLVTIELDEPWAVRERSILVRELDALPGVVRALIAVLMPS is encoded by the coding sequence ATGCACTTCGACCTGGCTGACTTGCGCCTCTTCATTCACATCGGTGAATCACCCAGCCTGACCCAGGGCGCCCGCCGTGCCTTTCTCTCGCCCGCTGCCGCCAGTGCGCGCATCAAGGCGCTTGAGGGTCAGCTGGATACGCGCCTGCTCTATCGCGACAGCCGGGGTGTCGAACTGACCCCGGCCGGGCAACGTTTGCTCAAGCACGCGCGGCTGATCATGAGTCAGGTGGATTACCTGAAGAGCGAGTTCACCCATTACGGGACCGACTCGGCCGGCCACATCCGCATCTTTGCCAACACCACCGCCGTCACCGAGTTTTTGCCAGAAGTGCTGGCCGGGTTTCTTGCCAAACGGCCAGGGGTGACGGTGGATCTGCAGGAGCGGTTATCGCGGGACATCGTGCGCGGTGTGCTCGACGGCAGCACCGACATGGGCATCATTGCCGGCCCCGTCGAAGCTGCAGGCCTGCAGGTCATCCACTTCAGCACCGACCGCCTGGTGCTGACGGTGCCCGAGGGACACGAACTGGCGAAGCAGAAGACCGTCACGCTCAAACAGACCCTGGCGTTTCAGCACATCGGTTTGCACGAGGGCAGCACGTTGTTGAGTTTTCTGCGCGATCACGTCGAGCGACTGGGGCAAAATCTTTCGTTGCGGATCCAGGTGTCGAGCTTCGAAGCGATCTGCCGGATGGTCGAAGCGGGCGTGGGGATCGGCATCATTCCCGAGTCGGCGGCACTTCGGCACAGCAAGACCATGAAGCTGGTGACCATTGAGCTGGACGAGCCATGGGCCGTGCGCGAGCGCAGCATTCTGGTCCGGGAACTGGACGCCCTGCCGGGGGTGGTCAGGGCGTTGATTGCGGTGTTGATGCCGAGTTAG
- a CDS encoding FAS1-like dehydratase domain-containing protein translates to MSASESPVDFSAWIGRTEEAQDHLSHNLIKRIAATFGEPTPAYGDALPPLWQWCFFQEPVFEAQLGGDGHPARGGFLPPADNRNRMWAGGRVEFVRPLKVGADAHRLSTILHIEEKHGRTGSLLFVTVRHDYSQQGELCVREEQDIVYREPNPPKLNSGEPPAQGDWSETIEPTPTLLFRYSAVTFNGHRIHYDYPYVTETEGYPGLVVHGPMIATFNLRAFIRGNPGKRVRHFAYRGVRPLNVPDAFSVGGRIVEPGKAQLWAGNEAGVAQSAEVSFD, encoded by the coding sequence ATGAGTGCTTCAGAGTCGCCTGTGGATTTCAGTGCCTGGATCGGACGGACCGAGGAAGCGCAGGATCATTTGAGCCATAACCTGATCAAACGGATTGCCGCTACGTTTGGCGAGCCCACGCCTGCCTATGGCGACGCACTGCCGCCGCTGTGGCAGTGGTGTTTTTTTCAGGAGCCGGTGTTCGAAGCGCAACTGGGCGGTGACGGCCATCCGGCGCGCGGCGGCTTTTTGCCTCCCGCCGACAACCGTAACCGCATGTGGGCCGGTGGCCGCGTCGAATTCGTCCGGCCGCTGAAAGTCGGCGCGGATGCTCATCGTCTGTCGACCATTCTGCACATTGAAGAAAAGCACGGTCGCACGGGTTCGCTGCTGTTCGTGACGGTGCGTCACGACTATTCACAGCAGGGCGAACTGTGCGTGCGCGAAGAACAGGACATCGTGTACCGCGAACCCAATCCGCCCAAGCTCAACAGCGGCGAGCCGCCGGCCCAGGGTGACTGGAGCGAGACTATCGAGCCAACCCCAACTTTGTTGTTCCGCTACTCGGCCGTGACCTTCAACGGTCATCGCATTCACTACGACTACCCCTACGTGACCGAGACCGAAGGCTATCCAGGCCTGGTGGTTCATGGACCGATGATCGCCACGTTCAACCTGCGTGCCTTTATCCGTGGCAACCCGGGCAAGCGCGTGCGTCATTTCGCTTATCGCGGCGTCCGGCCGCTGAACGTCCCGGATGCGTTTAGCGTCGGCGGTCGCATCGTCGAGCCGGGCAAAGCGCAGTTGTGGGCGGGCAATGAAGCCGGTGTCGCGCAGAGCGCTGAAGTCAGCTTCGACTGA
- a CDS encoding acyl-CoA dehydrogenase family protein, which yields MNPYENEDLNVIREGVRALCAEFPAEYWRKIDEEKGFPEAFVKALTDAGWLSAMIPEEYGGSGLGLAEASVILEEVNACGGNSGTVHGQMYNMFTLLRHGSEEQKRFYLPKLASGELRLQSMGVTEPTTGTDTTKIKTTAVKQGDKYVINGQKVWISRVQHSDLMILLARTTPLAEVKKKSEGMSIFLVDLREAIGKGLTVQPIANMVNHETNELFFDNLELPADSLIGEEGKGFKYILDGLNAERTLIAAECIGDGRWFIEKSAAYARDRVVFGRPIGQNQGVQFPIAEAHIEIEAADLMRWRACEEYDSGKNAGASANMAKYLAAKASWEAANACLQTHGGFGFACEYDVERKFRETRLYQVAPISTNLILSYVAEHLLELPRSF from the coding sequence ATGAATCCATACGAAAACGAAGACCTGAATGTCATCCGTGAAGGCGTGCGCGCCCTGTGTGCCGAGTTCCCGGCTGAATACTGGCGCAAGATCGACGAAGAAAAGGGTTTCCCCGAAGCCTTCGTCAAGGCGCTGACCGACGCGGGCTGGCTGTCGGCGATGATCCCGGAAGAATACGGCGGTTCGGGCCTGGGCCTGGCGGAAGCCTCGGTCATTCTCGAAGAGGTGAACGCCTGCGGCGGCAACTCCGGCACCGTGCACGGCCAGATGTACAACATGTTCACCCTGTTGCGGCATGGCAGTGAGGAGCAGAAGCGCTTTTACTTGCCCAAGCTCGCCAGTGGCGAACTGCGGCTGCAATCGATGGGTGTCACCGAGCCCACCACCGGCACCGACACCACCAAGATCAAGACCACGGCGGTGAAGCAGGGCGACAAATACGTGATCAACGGCCAGAAGGTCTGGATCTCGCGCGTTCAACATTCCGACCTGATGATCCTGCTGGCGCGCACCACCCCGCTGGCCGAGGTGAAAAAGAAATCCGAAGGCATGTCGATCTTCCTGGTCGACCTGCGGGAAGCCATTGGCAAAGGCCTGACCGTTCAGCCGATCGCCAACATGGTCAACCACGAAACCAACGAATTGTTCTTCGACAACCTCGAGCTTCCAGCCGACAGTCTGATTGGCGAAGAGGGCAAGGGCTTCAAGTACATCCTCGATGGCCTGAACGCCGAGCGCACCCTGATCGCCGCCGAGTGCATTGGCGACGGTCGCTGGTTCATCGAAAAGTCCGCGGCCTATGCCCGCGACCGCGTGGTGTTTGGCCGCCCGATCGGCCAGAACCAGGGCGTGCAGTTCCCGATTGCCGAAGCGCACATCGAGATCGAAGCCGCCGACCTGATGCGCTGGCGTGCCTGCGAGGAATACGACAGCGGCAAGAACGCCGGTGCCAGCGCCAACATGGCCAAGTACCTCGCGGCCAAAGCTTCATGGGAAGCGGCCAACGCCTGCCTGCAGACCCACGGCGGTTTCGGCTTTGCCTGCGAATACGACGTGGAGCGCAAATTCCGCGAGACCCGTCTGTACCAGGTCGCGCCGATCTCCACCAACCTGATTCTTTCCTACGTCGCCGAGCACTTGCTCGAACTGCCACGCAGCTTCTGA
- a CDS encoding MmgE/PrpD family protein — protein sequence MSHTQALAAFLAELTYEQIPGHVLDRTEDLFLDWIGSGLASQGARPIPIFERYAERMGPADGKSKILVNGRGTSAYFAALVNGASSHLVEQDDLHNSSVLHPATVVFSAALAAAQDLNKSGQDLLLASVAGYEAGIRIGEFMGRSHYRIFHTTATVGTLAAAVAVGKLLDFDKEQFINLLGSAGTQAAGLWEFLRDAADSKQLHTAKAAADGLLAAYMTQDGLTGARNILEGDQGMAAGMSTDSDPGKLSDRLGSRWALVETSFKFHASCRHTHPAADALLHLMQREHLRHDQIAKVVTRVHQGAIDVLGRVDVPQTVHQAKFSMGAVLGLIAVHGSAQLIEFRDLALTDADVAAFREKVTMELDPEVDGAYPARWLGRVVVTTTSGQTFSAAIDDPKGDPGNTLSRPELEDKVQRLLAFSGARTPEQGKALIERVWHLRDARDLADLV from the coding sequence ATGAGTCATACCCAGGCGTTGGCGGCCTTTCTCGCCGAGCTGACCTACGAACAGATTCCAGGCCACGTGCTGGACCGGACCGAAGACCTGTTTCTGGACTGGATCGGCTCCGGCCTCGCCAGTCAGGGCGCGCGGCCGATTCCAATCTTCGAACGATATGCCGAGCGCATGGGGCCGGCAGACGGCAAGTCGAAGATTCTGGTCAACGGACGTGGCACCTCGGCGTACTTCGCGGCGCTGGTCAACGGCGCGTCTTCGCATCTGGTCGAGCAGGATGACCTGCACAACAGTTCGGTGCTGCACCCGGCGACCGTGGTGTTCTCTGCGGCGCTGGCCGCCGCGCAGGACCTGAACAAGTCCGGTCAAGACCTGTTACTGGCTTCGGTGGCCGGTTACGAAGCCGGGATTCGCATCGGCGAGTTCATGGGCCGCTCGCACTACCGCATCTTCCACACCACGGCCACGGTCGGCACCCTTGCCGCCGCGGTTGCAGTGGGCAAGTTGCTGGATTTCGACAAAGAGCAGTTCATCAACCTGCTGGGCAGCGCCGGGACGCAGGCGGCCGGTTTATGGGAATTCCTGCGCGACGCCGCTGATTCGAAACAGCTGCACACCGCCAAAGCGGCGGCGGACGGCTTGCTCGCCGCGTACATGACCCAGGACGGTCTGACCGGCGCGCGCAACATCCTCGAAGGGGATCAGGGCATGGCGGCCGGCATGTCGACCGACAGCGACCCGGGCAAATTGTCCGACCGGCTTGGCTCGCGTTGGGCGCTGGTGGAAACCTCGTTCAAGTTCCACGCCTCGTGCCGTCACACGCATCCGGCGGCTGATGCGCTGTTGCACCTGATGCAGCGCGAGCACCTGCGCCATGACCAGATCGCCAAGGTGGTCACGCGTGTTCACCAAGGAGCGATCGATGTGCTGGGGCGGGTCGATGTGCCGCAGACCGTGCATCAGGCCAAGTTCTCGATGGGCGCCGTGCTGGGCCTGATCGCCGTGCATGGCAGTGCGCAGCTGATCGAATTCCGTGATCTGGCGCTGACCGATGCTGACGTGGCGGCCTTCCGTGAAAAAGTGACGATGGAACTCGACCCTGAAGTCGATGGCGCCTATCCGGCCCGCTGGCTGGGCCGCGTGGTCGTGACCACGACGTCCGGGCAGACCTTCAGCGCGGCGATTGACGATCCGAAAGGCGATCCGGGCAACACCCTGTCGCGTCCGGAGCTGGAGGACAAGGTTCAGCGTCTGCTGGCGTTTTCCGGAGCCCGTACGCCGGAGCAGGGCAAGGCCTTGATCGAGCGCGTCTGGCACCTGCGCGATGCGCGGGATTTGGCTGATTTGGTTTAA
- a CDS encoding CaiB/BaiF CoA transferase family protein, which yields MTQQNPRPLDGITVVSLEHAIAAPFCTRQLADLGARVIKVERPGVGDFARGYDQRVDGLASHFVWTNRSKESLTLDLKQDQAGDILESLLGNADVLVQNLAPGAAARMGLSFEALHARFPRLIVCDISGYGEGGPYEKKKAYDLLIQSEGGFLSVTGGPGENEMAKAGCSIADIAAGMYAYTGILSALLLRDKTGEGSRIDVSMLESLVEWMGYPMYYAYNGAPQPPRAGASHSTIYPYGPFPTGGGGTIMLGLQNEREWALFCEKVLLDKALATDARFSANFKRSENREVLRQIIVDGFASLSVDEVVARLEDAQIANARVNDMQGVWNHPQLKARDSWREVDSPSGPLPSLLPPGRNTAFTPRMDGVPGLGQHTGSILGELGFSAEEQARMLAAGVV from the coding sequence ATGACTCAACAAAACCCCCGTCCACTGGACGGCATCACCGTGGTCAGTCTGGAGCACGCGATCGCGGCGCCGTTCTGCACGCGGCAACTGGCCGATCTGGGCGCACGCGTGATAAAGGTCGAGCGCCCGGGCGTCGGCGATTTCGCCCGTGGCTATGACCAGCGTGTCGATGGCCTGGCCTCGCATTTCGTCTGGACCAACCGCTCCAAGGAAAGCCTGACCCTGGACCTCAAGCAGGACCAAGCGGGCGACATTCTCGAGTCCTTGCTCGGTAACGCCGACGTGCTGGTACAGAACCTGGCGCCGGGTGCGGCGGCGCGCATGGGCCTGTCGTTCGAGGCGCTGCATGCGCGTTTTCCACGGCTGATCGTTTGCGATATTTCCGGCTACGGCGAAGGCGGCCCTTATGAAAAGAAGAAAGCCTACGACTTGCTGATTCAGAGCGAAGGCGGCTTTCTCTCGGTGACCGGCGGCCCAGGCGAAAACGAAATGGCCAAGGCTGGATGCTCTATCGCTGACATCGCCGCCGGCATGTACGCGTACACCGGGATCCTGTCGGCGTTGTTGCTGCGCGACAAGACCGGGGAGGGCAGCCGCATCGACGTCAGCATGCTGGAAAGCCTGGTGGAGTGGATGGGCTATCCGATGTACTACGCCTACAACGGCGCGCCTCAGCCTCCACGGGCGGGCGCTTCACACTCGACCATCTACCCTTACGGGCCGTTCCCGACGGGGGGTGGTGGCACGATCATGCTGGGGCTGCAGAACGAGCGCGAGTGGGCGCTGTTCTGCGAAAAGGTGCTGCTGGACAAGGCATTGGCCACCGACGCGCGTTTCTCGGCCAATTTCAAACGCTCGGAAAACCGTGAGGTGCTGCGGCAGATCATTGTCGATGGCTTTGCCTCGTTGAGCGTCGACGAAGTGGTCGCGCGGCTTGAAGACGCGCAGATCGCCAATGCGCGCGTCAATGACATGCAAGGCGTCTGGAATCACCCTCAGCTCAAGGCCCGCGACAGCTGGCGCGAAGTGGACAGCCCGTCTGGTCCGTTGCCTTCGTTGTTGCCTCCTGGACGCAACACAGCGTTCACCCCGCGCATGGATGGCGTGCCGGGATTGGGGCAGCACACGGGCAGCATCCTTGGCGAGCTGGGGTTCAGTGCCGAGGAGCAGGCGCGGATGCTGGCGGCCGGGGTGGTTTGA
- a CDS encoding HpcH/HpaI aldolase/citrate lyase family protein — MPPSTVRSALFVPGSRPERFAKALAAGADAVIVDFEDAVEEPLKRQARDHLAAFLQANPQVSLWVRVNAPDHAEHAADLAFCKQHAGVTGMLLPKVESAAHVAAVWQTGKPVWPIIESAKGLLALEAIAHAPGVERLSFGGLDLALDLNLNSGTPAAQMFLDQARMSVQLHSRGAGLLPPLDGVHPAIGDPDGLHRAIRHAYDMGYGGALCIHPKQVPVIHAALAPSADDLGWAQRVVDASLAAKGAGAFQLDGQMVDAPVLLRAQRLLALANQ; from the coding sequence ATGCCCCCATCCACCGTCCGCTCCGCACTGTTCGTGCCTGGCAGTCGACCCGAACGCTTCGCCAAAGCCCTGGCGGCTGGCGCCGATGCGGTGATCGTCGACTTCGAAGATGCCGTCGAAGAACCGCTCAAACGTCAGGCCCGGGATCATCTGGCGGCGTTTCTCCAGGCTAATCCGCAGGTGTCGCTCTGGGTGCGTGTCAACGCTCCCGATCACGCCGAGCACGCTGCGGATCTGGCGTTCTGCAAGCAGCACGCCGGGGTCACCGGCATGTTGCTGCCCAAAGTCGAAAGTGCCGCGCACGTGGCTGCCGTCTGGCAAACCGGTAAACCGGTCTGGCCGATCATCGAAAGCGCCAAAGGCTTACTGGCGCTGGAAGCCATCGCGCATGCACCGGGCGTGGAGCGCCTGTCGTTCGGCGGACTGGACCTGGCGCTTGACCTGAACCTCAACAGCGGCACGCCCGCTGCGCAGATGTTTCTCGATCAGGCGCGGATGTCGGTGCAGTTGCATTCCCGAGGCGCGGGGCTGTTGCCGCCACTGGACGGCGTGCATCCCGCCATCGGCGACCCCGACGGCCTGCACCGCGCGATTCGACATGCCTATGACATGGGCTATGGCGGTGCGCTGTGCATTCATCCCAAACAGGTGCCGGTCATCCATGCCGCGCTCGCGCCCAGTGCAGACGATCTGGGCTGGGCACAGCGGGTGGTGGACGCGAGTCTGGCTGCGAAAGGGGCCGGGGCGTTTCAACTCGACGGACAAATGGTCGATGCGCCGGTTTTGTTGCGTGCGCAGCGCCTGCTGGCGTTGGCGAATCAGTAA
- a CDS encoding TRAP transporter substrate-binding protein has translation MLKLTKALFCAAAVSMAGMACADPIVIKFAHVVAENTPKGQGALMFQKMVAADPALKDKVKVEVYPNSSLFGDGKEMEALLLGDVQMLAPSLAKFEQYTKKVQIFDLPFLFNDLAAVDRFQQGPQGKALLTSMDDKGIHGLAYWHNGLKQLSANKKMIEPKDARGLKFRVQASSVLEAQFVALHANPRKMSFAEVYQGLQTGTVNGTENTWSNYESQKVNEVQPFFTETNHGLIDYMVITNSKFWNGLPADVRDELQKIMDQVTVEVNKQAEALNQTAKQKIIDSKTSEIDTLTPEQRAKWREVMKPVWDKFSDEIGADLIKAADDSNKAP, from the coding sequence ATGTTGAAGCTGACCAAGGCGCTTTTCTGCGCCGCTGCAGTGTCCATGGCCGGCATGGCGTGCGCTGACCCAATCGTCATCAAGTTTGCCCACGTGGTGGCCGAAAACACCCCGAAAGGTCAGGGCGCCTTGATGTTCCAAAAGATGGTTGCCGCCGATCCGGCCTTGAAAGACAAGGTCAAGGTCGAGGTCTACCCGAACTCCTCGCTGTTCGGTGACGGCAAGGAAATGGAAGCGCTGTTGCTGGGGGATGTGCAGATGCTTGCGCCGTCGCTGGCCAAGTTCGAGCAATACACCAAGAAGGTGCAGATCTTCGACCTCCCGTTCCTGTTCAATGATCTCGCCGCTGTCGACCGCTTCCAGCAGGGTCCTCAGGGCAAGGCGCTGCTGACCTCCATGGACGACAAGGGCATTCATGGCCTGGCCTACTGGCACAACGGCCTGAAGCAACTGTCCGCGAACAAGAAAATGATCGAGCCTAAAGACGCCCGCGGCCTGAAATTTCGCGTACAGGCCTCCAGTGTCCTGGAAGCCCAGTTCGTCGCCCTGCATGCCAACCCGCGCAAGATGAGCTTCGCCGAGGTGTATCAGGGTCTGCAGACCGGCACCGTCAATGGCACCGAGAACACCTGGTCAAACTACGAAAGCCAGAAGGTCAACGAAGTACAGCCGTTCTTCACCGAAACCAACCATGGCCTGATCGACTACATGGTGATCACCAACTCCAAGTTCTGGAACGGTCTGCCCGCCGATGTGCGTGACGAACTGCAGAAAATCATGGACCAGGTGACGGTCGAAGTGAACAAACAGGCTGAAGCCCTGAACCAGACCGCCAAACAGAAAATCATCGATTCCAAAACCAGCGAAATTGACACGCTCACCCCTGAGCAACGTGCCAAATGGCGCGAAGTCATGAAACCGGTCTGGGACAAGTTCTCCGACGAAATCGGCGCGGACCTGATCAAGGCCGCGGACGACTCGAACAAGGCACCTTGA
- a CDS encoding TRAP transporter small permease, whose product MQSLTRLWEHLEEGFIAFLLAAMTLVTFVYVALNNIYTLFYTLSDQWAVSSDFFAGIGDHLMGYAQSMTWSVALTKALFGWLIFFGISYGVRTAGHLGVDVLVKKTSKPVQRILAMLACACCLAYAGLFLVASYKWVSALWVAGIGAEDLDRFGIKVSYITLIVPIGFTLVIARYLEILYRIWTHRQTGLGLADEAAEASKLANPGEEQH is encoded by the coding sequence ATGCAATCGCTGACGCGACTCTGGGAGCATCTGGAGGAGGGCTTCATCGCCTTCCTGCTGGCTGCCATGACGCTGGTGACATTCGTCTACGTGGCGCTGAACAACATCTACACGCTGTTTTATACCCTCAGCGATCAGTGGGCGGTCAGCAGCGACTTTTTCGCAGGGATTGGCGACCACTTGATGGGCTACGCGCAGAGCATGACCTGGAGCGTGGCGCTGACCAAGGCCCTCTTCGGATGGCTGATCTTTTTCGGGATTTCCTACGGCGTGCGCACCGCCGGGCACCTGGGGGTCGACGTGCTGGTCAAGAAAACCAGCAAGCCGGTGCAACGCATTCTGGCGATGCTGGCCTGTGCTTGCTGCCTGGCCTATGCCGGACTGTTTCTGGTCGCGAGTTACAAGTGGGTGTCCGCTTTGTGGGTGGCGGGTATCGGGGCTGAAGACCTGGACCGTTTTGGCATCAAAGTCTCCTACATCACGCTGATCGTTCCGATCGGCTTCACGCTGGTGATTGCCCGTTACCTGGAAATCCTCTACCGCATCTGGACCCACCGGCAGACCGGTCTGGGCCTGGCTGACGAAGCGGCAGAAGCGAGCAAGCTGGCCAACCCTGGTGAGGAGCAACACTGA